DNA sequence from the Epinephelus fuscoguttatus linkage group LG2, E.fuscoguttatus.final_Chr_v1 genome:
ATTAAGAGAACCATGACAAAACCAGGCATGGGCACCActtcaaaaaacacacacactgcacgcAGCTGGTTACCACAACTGAGATTTCCAGCCAGGCTTGTGTCAGTCCCCTCCCTATCCACTGCTTTGATGTAAAGGCCATATGGTGAAAGAGGGGCGTTTGTGTGGTGTTATGGTCAGTAAGTGAGTGAAGCCGACAGTCCATATGTGTGTTTCCTAACCTTAGATAAACATCTTAACTGGgtttcctctctctgttgtcTTCAGGACAGACGTATTGAGGAGCTCACTCTCCTCCTGAATCAGTGCCGGCAGTTCAGAGAGGTCAATCACACCACGAGACAAGGTAAACAGCTGATTCACTTCCCTTGTGTCATTTGTATTACATTAGCAACAAATGTCTGAGCACAATAAAAGCCACCACACTTCCCTGCTTGGCAGAAACACAAGCCAATGCTCGATTTGAGAGAAGGCATTTCTTCTCTTTGTTACTATAGCTCCATCTGCTGTCCGTTCATTGTCAAATGGAAGGACCCCGTCATGCAGCAGTGAGGAAGAAGAGCATGCACTGATGAAGAATGGTGACACCAGCAGTGCAAAATCTGTGGATGTAAAGTCTGAAGTGAGTGCAAACAATATCAGCGACTCCTTAAAGTTTTTTGTTTCCATGAacatgattttgatttttttttttttttttttttacccatcgCAGGTTTCCACAagcagctcctcctcttcccaacagACATCTCTATCATCAGCCCAGAAGGACGGTGACTCCAGGTAGTGAAGCAGCTTTCCATCAATGGACGACTCCAATATGTCTTAGTTGGATTTTACTGAGACTGTCGTGTTTTATCTTCACAGAACAGAGCCGCAGACTTTATCAAGTAGCATGAGTGACTTGACAAATGGATCTTTACAGAAGGTAGTTTGTTATCATCATATAGATCTAACATGCCAGCACtttgtcatttctgtttcaATGTATATAATCAACCCAGAAtgtttctaatgtttttttaaatccattttTCTACTGTATATACCAGCTATTGTACCGTCTCTTACATGATTGGTGCTTGAGAGAACTTTGAGACTTTGCTCATTTGTACAGTACACAGCTCTGTACATATTAGGGATGTGTgtgattagtcaactagtcgATTCATCCTTTGAAACTTGGcgcgacatcacttttcttgtgctgctttcagacgtgTTTCACAAGTATTTCAACCTTTGAACTCTGAGCTAAGTGTTGCAATTTCTTTTGCAAACATGGGGGAAAAGcaaatgagcaacttggtaagaaatgtcccacaaattgcaagaaaaataatagattcagaaaaatactttttaaaaattagggggaaaaattttttaaaaaaagctaaGAAAAAACTCTATTCATAATAgttaacattacattttaaaattctgttaCAGATTTTATAGAATTAATTATGAACactttttccaggtcatttccttgtttgcttgtttttaactttatttcttttttttaggttttactaattttttaattttccttttctactaatttcttgcaaatGTTTTGGGTCATGTCTTCCTTTGTTGCCCATTGCCtgcttcccatgtttttgaaagaaatcaagccaatttgctcaggttttaaGGAGTTAAATGCTGCCTGCTATCCTCGCTTGTCGGCACCAGAAATACTAGTCGGTTAAACTTataattaaaatcattattatcCTATGTGACTGTGTTCACTAAATGAAAATGTCGTTTTTAATAATCAGGCACATTTCCTCAAGATTTACTTTCCTAAAAAATGTGGTTATTAGTAAATGTCATTCGTTAACTGTAACTTAACTTGTCAGGTTTTTTAGGATAATGTGCAATGTTCACATGTAAAGTcccacacaattcagctgagTTTAAAATCCAATATGGTTAAAGAAAAATGTGATAAACAATTTCCAACAATATTAACCTGATAGACTCATGCTGAATTTGGACTGTTTTCTTAGTGTTTTCTCTGGTCTAAGTTTAGACTATcgtttaaatgttaaaaaaaaccattGGTCGTTAGGACCATCCCTAGCACATAAATTTACATTTACTGTCTTTtctatttgtgtctgtgtgtggtttatCCAGAGTGGTCTGGATGACACCAGAAGTCAGACGCTGCCTGTGAATGCCTCTCTGTCAGAGCAGAATGGGAGCAGAGACAGCAGTGAAATCCAGAGTCAAAGGTCCCCAGATGGGAGCGAAGATGGAGATTCCAGCCAAAGTAAATGCAGACATATTAACTCATGCTTTACATGGTTATGAATTGTGTGCAGTGATAATCCCTGATGTAGGATCAGACTTCCTTTTTCCTGTGGAATAGTCTCGAGGCCAGTTATTCCCATGAGCCAGCGGCAGTATTCATATTTGGAGCAAACCACTCTCCTTCAACCAGACGACAGCTCTACCTTTGATCACGTCTAATTGCAGAGGCTCCTGACAGAGCAGATGGATCATAGGATAGACTTTCTTACCAAACACACCCTCTCTCGCTCTGATTGACCACACTCATCTCAGCTCCACCCTTCCTCAGCTTCACTGACCAGTTTTAACTTGAGCCACACCCTGATTTCTCTCTGCTGCGCTCTGCTGTGGAGCGCTGACTGACTGCGGCCTGTATCATAAACATCACACCTTGTAAAATTTAGCTTAAAACCCTTCATTTTTCACAGGGCATTAACCGATAAATTATTTGCTGAACTCAATGGTCTGTAACCTGCGCTCCATCACCTTAATATAGTACTATGAAAAGGCGGCCACCACACATGCGCTACTCAGCTCTTAATGTTCTGTTTGGTGtgcaaaaaagaataaaagtgcCTTTACTACTTTCTACTTAGTCATCAAGATTTTGTCTTTAACAAGGCCTCAATCACAGGAAACTATAAATTTAGACAGTTTTTAGTGAGGCTATGTCTGCTCTAACTATCACAAGTACACTGCCGCACGTGCGTCTAGGAAGTGTTGCATCTACGTAGCTCTTCACATACAattgaaaacatatttatacTTAGTCACATTACACTGACTGTGGTTTTTGTAACCTCTTACAGGAAAGTTGGAGAAAGTTGATGACAGCACTTCAAGCGATAATTCCCCCGTTCACTCTGGAGCAAACACAGAGCCCGGCCAACGAGCTGTGGGCTCACCAGAATACATGAAGAATAACAGGAGCTTCAAGAGACTCTGGGGAAAGTGAGTGTGGGAGGGTACACTGATGCATCAACAATGTGCCAACacaaatgacagtaaagtaGAGCAATAAGGGCCAAAGTAGATGTATGAATATGTACAGTAAGTCTAAATAACATGTGGTTTACACAGAATATGTTCTATTCTGATCAGCCACAGCATTAAtaccactgacaggtgaggtGAATAACTTTGATCATCTCATTACAAtccaatgttctgctgggaaatctTGGgccctggcattcatgtggatgccacttgacacgctccacccacccaaacactgttgcagaccaattCTCACCCTCATGGACTGATCCCAATCTAATCGAACATCTATGGAACACGCCAGTACCCCAGAGCCAAGTTCGATCCACTGTGGAGTCTCCTTGGtttggacttggctctgacctgtagAGGCATGGATACAAAACCTCTGGGGGCGCGTTGGTGATGGATCCTTTAAGTCCTGTGGGTTGCGAGGTGGTGTACCTGCACATCCCACGGATGTTCGATAGGATTGGATCTGGcaaatttggaggccaggttgatggcttgagctctttgtcatgttcctcgggGCAattctgagcagtttttgcggtgtggcatggtgcattgtcctgctggggggcggCACTGTCATCAGGGATGCTGCTGCCAAGAGGGGGGTTACTTGGTCTGCAATAGCGTTTGGCTAGGAGGAGTGTGTCAGGTGATAtctacatgaatgccaggacccaagatTCTTGCAGAAAATGGTGTTATCACAAGCTGATCAATATTATTCCGTTTACCTGAGAGCTGTGAgcggttttaatgttgtggcaaTGCGCAGGTTTATGGGATATAAAGAGAGGAAAATATAGAGGGATTTTTAATTAAGAAATAatttaaacacatattaaattATCCTTGTACTATGTCACTACCCCTACTATAGAATTACCGTAATTACACAATTACAcaaaactaaattaatgaatatgATGAAAAACAATTTTCAATTATCACCATTGTCTCACatcttattatttttacatatcAACAATGACATTAATATATACCGATTGTGTCAAATCTATTatcattttactttgaaaatgaaagcagcTTCTAGCATGTTTACTCTCACCCGTACAGACTTCGAAGAACCCAATCTGGAGGGCTCCAGGCAGCAGATCCAGATGGCGGTCAGTTTAAAAGAGGGGGACTGCGTGCGACAGCAGGACCCAGACTGACCAGGACCCCTGAGTCCTTTAACCCTACACGGTAAAGCTCAATGTGCCTCTGCCTGACGTGGTATACAACACTCCTATTTTAAGTGTTAAAGGGTTTTGTGTCAGCTAGGTAACTGTCATACTCTGTTGTTATGTATAATCTAGTCTGGTCTTCCTGCCTCATCATCCACTTACACTATTTCCCTAAAATACCTAAATAAAGAGTAGCTTaagggcttgttttttttttaccgtggCACTTTCTACCTTACAAGTATGCTGTGATTGAAGAATTAAGGTGACTATTCTGAAGAAATAAATGATCtgatttgtgctttttttcccagtgaTATGAATATTCCATTCAGCCAGTGGACCAAGGAGCAGGTGTGTGGCTGGCTAGAGGACTACGGACTGGGCCAGTATGTCAACCTCACCAGACAGTGGGTTGAAAGTGGACAGACACTGCTGTCAGCCACACCTCAGGACTTTGAGAAGGTAAATAAAACGTTTAGTGATTTAAGTATAAgatcaaagaaagaaaataaaaatggataaatCGGAAATGTAAAAAGGTTTATTAGCTGAATTAAACTGCATGGCATGTGAGTAAACCAATAATTATTCTGCAAAGTTTAGCTTTGCTGTAACAAACAGTCCTCTCTGACCACAGGAGATGGGTATGAAGAATCCACTGCACAGGAAAAAGCTGCAGCTTGCTCTGAAGGCGTTCACCACCAAAGTTGTAGAGAAATCGGCAGAGCTGGACCACATCTGGGTCACCCGTAAGACTCTTTCTACATGGAATATTTCGAACCTCTCACTCTGCGTGCTCTGATTTGAATATGATCTACAAATAGAGAGTGGGACTTCTTGTGAAACGAGCCCAACAAAGACATGTAATGTGTGAGATGTAAATATattcaaaaaatgcaaatatagtcaGTATTCAAAACCAGGAACTGCAAGCTATTTTTACTGAGCAGTTACTGTGAACATGTTTTGGCAGCTGATGATACTTAATTTAACACTCCAAAGTTTAGTGAGTGAAGTGAGTTAATGTCTGATTTCTGTACCCATTTAGGCTGGCTGGATGATATTGGTTTGCCTCAGTATAAAGACCACTTCCATGAAGCTCGAGTGGATGGTCGAATGATACAGTACCTCACAGTGGTAAGACTTAACCCAACATGCACTCTAACACTTGCTATTAGGTAGAGACCtgcaaatatatttatttaaataagcagtgtgtaggatctagtggcatctagtggtgagaactgcaggttgcaaccagctaaaaatTCTTCTGTGTGTCAAACATGAACTCCTGGGAAGAATCCCTTCTCTTCCCTCTTCTCCTCGGAAAAAATCAAACCCGGTGCTTAAACcggtaaaaaaaaccctgaatatAGTAGTTTTGTGTGACAAATCAGTGCCTCTCTGATGCTGTTCCAGTCATCGCAGACAGGCCGCTAACCTAGCatctaatgtgtgctcactttctttctctgataacttaagattcagttgttcaggaggtttttattaggagctgaattatctgcagaggtctcctcctctccaaatcaaacacacccagtgatttaaactggcaaaaacactgaaataagcagtttcacatcaaaaaaaataagtgtttttccaacactgcttATCATTGGAGGGGCGGCTAACCATGGTTGCCGATGctcaaatggccctatctagagtgaatgtttggtttgtttgttctggactactgtagaaacatggcagtgcaacatgtcaGACTCCTcacagaagaaagaaaacatactcataTTGTATTACATTTCTgacagtatatccccctaaatcctacacactggacctttaaacttcagacatgattaaaaaacattaaacaatGACATGAATTTGTTTAATTTCTATAAACTTAACTGATTTTCTCCTGTTGTTCACTCAGAATGACCTCTTGACTCTGAAGGTCACCAGCCAGCTTCATCATCTCAGTATTAAATGTGCCATCCATGTTCTTCACGCCAACAAGTTCAACCCCAACTGCCTTCGACGTAGGCCAGGGGAAGAGGTAAGCTAAGATGGAAACAAGAGTTGAAGTTGTGGATTGTGTCTGTATTGTATTATGTAGCACTTGttctttctgttttgtgtttttccatgTGTAAATTTAACAGGTGTTATTGCATCTGATGCCCACAAGATGGCGACAGATGTTAAACGCTTTCAAACAGAgcattttctctgcctctgtttAAGCTTCATTTTGCCCACTTCTTGTGTATTttagaagaagagaaaaaacatttaGGTGTGAGAGGGTATAGGTATAGGAGGATATAATGCtgattaattttaattattattattgttaatttcTTCAGAAACAGCCCTCTCCCTCGGAGGTGGTGCAGTGGTCAAACCATCGCGTGATGGAGTGGCTGAGAGCAGTGGATCTGGCTGAATATGCTCCTAATCTACGGGGCAGCGGCGTTCATGGTGGGCTGATTGTGAGTATTGTAGATCTTAAGCTTCCCTGCAAGTCATACCAGAATTACATGCCTACGTTACAGTCCTGGAGACTTACATTTGTTACTACTACTTTGTTTCTCTTCCGTAGATCCTGGAGCCTCGCTTCAGCTCAGAGACTTTGGCCCTGCTGTTAAATATTCCTCCACAGAAGACTTTGCTCCGGCGCCACCTCGCCACTGCCTTCTCTGCCCTAGTGGGGAATCAGGCCACGCAGGAGAAGCGAGAGTATGGCAATGCCACAGGCCATGTGCCTCTCACTACCACTGCTAAAGTAAAGGTAAGAATATAAGGATCAAATGTTCTGTCATTGTTGTAGTGTTAATCTCAGTGATTTATTAAGAGGTTcaactgtttttatgtttgcagCCAAAGAAGCTGGGCTTCACCCAATTCAGTCACCTCAGAAAGAGGAGACCTGATGAATCTGCGGACTATATCTGCCCAATAGACAGTGGAACGCTGACAGTGAATGGGGTGTCTCGCTTGCCCCCTGCAGCACTCAGGGGCCTCAGCCCCACCTTGAACAGACCGACTGAGAAGCAGGAGCATGTGGGCGTAAAAGCTCAGGCTAACGGCCCAAAACACAGCCCTCCCCTCGCACTCACTAAGTGACTTTGTGAATCAGATGCAGAAATGTACCCAAGATGAATCCATGTGGTGATTTGCTGGACGGGCTGCAATAATGCTGTGTTAAGCACGTGATGTTAATTGttgttaatgtatttttaaccAGATGTTGCTCAAACAATATTCATCTGAAATGGTGATTAATGGTGACATTGTGTTTCATGAAAGCTGCTCTTTGCATTCCTTATACAGTTGGATTCCAAAGCTTATACTTTGCTTTAAATCAATGCATTTTACTGACCATTTTGTATCTTAGCCTTCTGCAGATTTAGTTAGAATATTGACGACCTTTATTGTTATATGTTTGGATTGACTGCACATTATAATAATTTACCCCAGTTACTTTAAGAATGTCTCTGATCCATCCTGTATGACCGACCAAAAGAAGCCAAGAAACCCCAaattaaatcactttatttCTTGATGGTAAACTTCCTTTTCTGCACCTTCAAATAAGGTTCGTCTGTATACCTTAGGATTCTGCTACTCAAATGATATCTTGTTTCATATGAACATTGTGAATATTCAGTAATATAATAAACATCAGTTCAACAGTTTGTCTTCTTGTCTTTCTTTGAGACCATCAAAGCAAATGCTTTGCTGCCATCTGGTGCTCACATGATCTCTGTCTCTGAAGCCCAGTTATAGCATATAGGACTTGTGTGAGTAACTGCTGTAGTTTTCAAAGTTTAGGTtgaaatttaaaatgatttttttagtttgttttactttggaTTAGGATTGCTTAAGTATATTTCTTTACAGTCACAGCAACTCTACTTCCTGAGGATGGATCTTAGGATCTTAACAAGGCAGTTGAAGCGAGACTGGCCACTACtggtgaaaaattaaaaatgcaaggaTGATTGGCACCATCCTGCTGTACAGGAGGTTTGGTTTGTTCCAGCCCTGATTCTTCAAAGCTGTCAAGCCTGACCTTAACATAGCTGACAAGACTGAAATAGAATCTGTCTCGATGTGGTTGGGGACTTACTAAAAATACGTGAATCAAATAAAATGGTCCTCTTGttggtgaatgtttatttaaatttgggtttttttttacacaatttaAGAGTCTGTGTTCAATGACCAAAAATGTGAAACATTGCCAACTTCACCAAAACATAATCTGGTGTTTAGGAGCATTGCCGGCTGGTCTGTTGTGTGAGGCCTCAGGACAACCCTCACATAATCCAGCCCAACCAAATTATagctaaagaaaaagaaaactactTCAACTTcttccacaaaaacaaaacaaaacaaacttcagGGCTATTTGGCTTAAACAGACAGTTCACAATGGCAAACTATCTGACCACTGTGACAGATCGGAAACTGAGAAAGATACTgactatgtacagactcagtgatcaCAGCCTGGACATAGAGACTGATAGACCTGACTGCCTACAGAAGACAGGCTGTGTCAGGTCTGTcctcagagacaggtggagacagagcaacatttaCTGCTACAATGTAGCACATATGAAAAACAATGTTCTTtgcaaaaattaaatgtaaactccaagattttgattcactctctgaccagactaaaatgcaacatctACTTGAAGAAAATAGTGTCAGCGCCATGGATGCAGTAAAACATGTCAGTGCATGTCACAGCCTAGGAGACAACCAACACAACATATAGTTCATCCCCTCACAGATCACActctgcctttttttatttacccCTTCActcaattacttttttttctttaacatttaTGTCTACGATTAGGAAATAATACCTTGTTGTTAATTGTTCCTGTCTTAAATTGTAATTGTGCTTTGGCAACATATAAGAAACTGAATATAGATCGTGATCCAGTGAATGTTATCAACACCCCAAAAGATGTTCTATGGTTTGAGTATATACACTAATCAAAATGATGTAATACAAAAACAGCTTTAATTAAAGTACAATGTAAATACTATATCTGTGCCTCTGCATTTTGTAATTACAGAAGTATATTGCTGCCACACCAGGAAAAAAGATAATGGGTCAGTATTACGTTACAACGTGAAAAGTTTATTGTTCTAACAAGAAGTTTTTCACATTATAACATATTTTCACGTTTAAACGTGATAATTTATATTGTAAGAACGTGAAAAGTTGCATGTTATAACGTGCTAATTTAtattgtaaaaacatgaaaagtttCACGTCATAACATGATAATTTATAGTGTACGAACGTGAAAAGTTTCACCTCATAACGTGATAAGATATTAAAAGTTCCACATTACAATGCAATATTTGGTCTCGGGAGGAGGTGCGCCCATATACTCCGGTTGTGATTTGACACTTGGCTATTTGCAATGAACAGGCATCAACATAGTCCAAAACACACATAATATGAACCTATATTGTTATAACGTGaaacttttcatgtttttacaatataaatgatcatgttttaacatgaaactatattgttataacgtgaaaaacaacaaaccaaTAAACCTTTCATGTTATAACGTAATACTgatccattatttttttcctgatgtGGCAGCAATA
Encoded proteins:
- the ppfibp2a gene encoding liprin-beta-2 isoform X5 → MASNASHMLEAALEQMDDIIAGKMGEGLFGALMHSGGQDCQTSVCTSQLPVAPLQDPSLKALQLTEALRAVLEGQGSDEEQDSLRKQVSTETAHVILKWLERDEVNLHSSGNSESYQERLSRLEGDKESLILQVSVLTDQVEAQGAKISDLQSSLVEHQHKLNSTEEMLQQELLHRTSLESQKLNLMGEVSYLKLKLADMEGKQGHGAERQHKAEGLLKELRILKDKVEHLEDQKIQYEKKLKATKAEISSLQQLLLSKNAEIESLHTQLLARPSISPESSEREEMYRKRLNTKYQELQRLRSGMKSLVAANDEKDRRIEELTLLLNQCRQFREVNHTTRQAPSAVRSLSNGRTPSCSSEEEEHALMKNGDTSSAKSVDVKSEVSTSSSSSSQQTSLSSAQKDGDSRTEPQTLSSSMSDLTNGSLQKSGLDDTRSQTLPVNASLSEQNGSRDSSEIQSQRSPDGSEDGDSSQRKLEKVDDSTSSDNSPVHSGANTEPGQRAVGSPEYMKNNRSFKRLWGKLRRTQSGGLQAADPDGGQFKRGGLRATAGPRLTRTPESFNPTRDMNIPFSQWTKEQVCGWLEDYGLGQYVNLTRQWVESGQTLLSATPQDFEKEMGMKNPLHRKKLQLALKAFTTKVVEKSAELDHIWVTRWLDDIGLPQYKDHFHEARVDGRMIQYLTVNDLLTLKVTSQLHHLSIKCAIHVLHANKFNPNCLRRRPGEEKQPSPSEVVQWSNHRVMEWLRAVDLAEYAPNLRGSGVHGGLIILEPRFSSETLALLLNIPPQKTLLRRHLATAFSALVGNQATQEKREYGNATGHVPLTTTAKVKPKKLGFTQFSHLRKRRPDESADYICPIDSGTLTVNGVSRLPPAALRGLSPTLNRPTEKQEHVGVKAQANGPKHSPPLALTK
- the ppfibp2a gene encoding liprin-beta-2 isoform X6 is translated as MASNASHMLEAALEQMDDIIAGKMGEGLFGALMHSGGQDCQTSVCTSQLPVAPLQDPSLKALQLTEALRAVLEGQGSDEEQDSLRKQVSTETAHVILKWLERDEVNLHSSGNSESYQERLSRLEGDKESLILQVSVLTDQVEAQGAKISDLQSSLVEHQHKLNSTEEMLQQELLHRTSLESQKLNLMGEVSYLKLKLADMEGKQGHGAERQHKAEGLLKELRILKDKVEHLEDQKIQYEKKLKATKAEISSLQQLLLSKNAEIESLHTQLLARPSISPESSERDQELQRLRSGMKSLVAANDEKDRRIEELTLLLNQCRQFREVNHTTRQAPSAVRSLSNGRTPSCSSEEEEHALMKNGDTSSAKSVDVKSEVSTSSSSSSQQTSLSSAQKDGDSRTEPQTLSSSMSDLTNGSLQKSGLDDTRSQTLPVNASLSEQNGSRDSSEIQSQRSPDGSEDGDSSQRKLEKVDDSTSSDNSPVHSGANTEPGQRAVGSPEYMKNNRSFKRLWGKLRRTQSGGLQAADPDGGQFKRGGLRATAGPRLTRTPESFNPTRDMNIPFSQWTKEQVCGWLEDYGLGQYVNLTRQWVESGQTLLSATPQDFEKEMGMKNPLHRKKLQLALKAFTTKVVEKSAELDHIWVTRWLDDIGLPQYKDHFHEARVDGRMIQYLTVNDLLTLKVTSQLHHLSIKCAIHVLHANKFNPNCLRRRPGEEKQPSPSEVVQWSNHRVMEWLRAVDLAEYAPNLRGSGVHGGLIILEPRFSSETLALLLNIPPQKTLLRRHLATAFSALVGNQATQEKREYGNATGHVPLTTTAKVKPKKLGFTQFSHLRKRRPDESADYICPIDSGTLTVNGVSRLPPAALRGLSPTLNRPTEKQEHVGVKAQANGPKHSPPLALTK
- the ppfibp2a gene encoding liprin-beta-2 isoform X4; its protein translation is MEYDIDFYKHFAWLRKVNLHSSGNSESYQERLSRLEGDKESLILQVSVLTDQVEAQGAKISDLQSSLVEHQHKLNSTEEMLQQELLHRTSLESQKLNLMGEVSYLKLKLADMEGKQGHGAERQHKAETVVNFISELQEQMCRFQKEINSKIQEKKALEIPADGSSPVACPTESTEGEGPNPGPACDGTSGVIHKVEEVPDGPDGNTHGLEEGSSDAEQQYHCGEESGLLKELRILKDKVEHLEDQKIQYEKKLKATKAEISSLQQLLLSKNAEIESLHTQLLARPSISPESSERDQELQRLRSGMKSLVAANDEKDRRIEELTLLLNQCRQFREVNHTTRQAPSAVRSLSNGRTPSCSSEEEEHALMKNGDTSSAKSVDVKSEVSTSSSSSSQQTSLSSAQKDGDSRTEPQTLSSSMSDLTNGSLQKSGLDDTRSQTLPVNASLSEQNGSRDSSEIQSQRSPDGSEDGDSSQRKLEKVDDSTSSDNSPVHSGANTEPGQRAVGSPEYMKNNRSFKRLWGKLRRTQSGGLQAADPDGGQFKRGGLRATAGPRLTRTPESFNPTRDMNIPFSQWTKEQVCGWLEDYGLGQYVNLTRQWVESGQTLLSATPQDFEKEMGMKNPLHRKKLQLALKAFTTKVVEKSAELDHIWVTRWLDDIGLPQYKDHFHEARVDGRMIQYLTVNDLLTLKVTSQLHHLSIKCAIHVLHANKFNPNCLRRRPGEEKQPSPSEVVQWSNHRVMEWLRAVDLAEYAPNLRGSGVHGGLIILEPRFSSETLALLLNIPPQKTLLRRHLATAFSALVGNQATQEKREYGNATGHVPLTTTAKVKPKKLGFTQFSHLRKRRPDESADYICPIDSGTLTVNGVSRLPPAALRGLSPTLNRPTEKQEHVGVKAQANGPKHSPPLALTK